The following proteins are co-located in the Patescibacteria group bacterium genome:
- the rpsF gene encoding 30S ribosomal protein S6 produces the protein MIYEIMTVIPGRFADTEIEKVTGDIQKEIEKGEGKIEKVLNLGKQKLAYTIEGERYGTYVIFYTVAEKAAMAKIDMNLRLSEEVLRHITIARPEGIPTGAYKLVSYVAPLTTEGRRSSEREDRPAREHHEAAVAPVKKMSTEELSSKLDQILDSDIMKNV, from the coding sequence ATGATCTACGAGATCATGACAGTTATTCCGGGACGTTTTGCGGATACGGAGATTGAGAAGGTGACCGGTGATATTCAGAAGGAAATTGAGAAGGGGGAGGGAAAGATTGAGAAAGTGTTGAATTTGGGCAAGCAGAAGCTGGCTTATACTATTGAAGGTGAGCGTTACGGTACGTATGTCATTTTCTACACGGTTGCTGAGAAGGCTGCTATGGCGAAGATTGACATGAACCTCCGCCTTTCTGAGGAGGTGCTCCGCCACATCACGATTGCTCGCCCAGAAGGTATCCCAACTGGCGCGTACAAACTGGTTTCTTACGTCGCCCCTCTCACTACAGAAGGTCGCCGCTCGAGCGAACGTGAAGATCGTCCAGCCCGTGAGCATCATGAAGCTGCTGTAGCTCCGGTGAAGAAGATGTCCACGGAAGAACTTTCAAGCAAGCTGGATCAAATCCTCGATTCGGATATCATGAAGAATGTCTAA